From Prochlorococcus sp. MIT 1223, the proteins below share one genomic window:
- a CDS encoding ABC transporter permease subunit yields MKIFKGFWLQVGIVSGVIVLLSILINNISINLIRTGLGFSFSWLTRPASFALAEYALPYSPSDSYAWAIFIGWLNSLKVIFLSLLIATLIGFFVGLARTGTNALLRVTSAAYVMLIRQTPLLLQLMCWYFVGFLGIKGTLFFPARGILAMSNQGLDFLGVTLSAEFSALLLGLSVFTGAYISEVVRGGINSVEKGQWEAFRSLGLSESDGLYKIIIPQALPAILPGLTSQYLNLAKNSTLAIAVGYSDIYAISDTVINQTGRAIEGFILLLLSFLLLNLIISNAMEVVNKFILNYQRR; encoded by the coding sequence ATGAAAATCTTTAAGGGATTTTGGCTACAAGTTGGGATTGTATCTGGAGTGATTGTGTTGTTGTCGATATTGATTAACAACATATCTATAAATCTCATTCGTACAGGTCTTGGGTTTAGCTTTTCCTGGTTAACTCGTCCAGCTAGCTTTGCTTTGGCTGAATATGCTTTACCTTACTCTCCCTCTGACAGCTATGCCTGGGCTATATTTATTGGTTGGCTGAATAGTTTAAAAGTTATTTTTCTCTCTTTATTAATAGCTACTTTAATAGGTTTTTTTGTTGGACTTGCGCGTACAGGTACTAATGCATTACTTCGAGTTACTTCAGCAGCTTATGTAATGTTAATTAGGCAAACGCCCCTCCTTTTGCAATTGATGTGTTGGTATTTTGTGGGATTCTTAGGAATTAAGGGCACATTATTTTTTCCTGCTAGAGGTATTTTAGCGATGTCCAATCAGGGCTTGGATTTTTTGGGTGTTACCTTATCGGCAGAATTCTCTGCATTACTACTTGGACTTAGTGTCTTTACTGGGGCATATATCTCCGAAGTAGTACGTGGTGGTATAAATTCAGTTGAAAAAGGACAATGGGAGGCTTTTAGGAGTCTAGGTCTGTCAGAAAGCGATGGACTATATAAAATTATAATTCCTCAAGCGCTTCCAGCAATCCTTCCTGGTTTAACTAGTCAGTATTTAAATCTTGCGAAAAATAGCACTCTTGCAATTGCTGTTGGGTATTCAGATATCTACGCAATTAGTGATACTGTAATCAATCAAACGGGGAGAGCTATCGAAGGGTTTATTCTATTATTACTTAGCTTTCTATTACTTAATCTTATAATAAGTAATGCAATGGAAGTGGTAAATAAATTTATTCTCAACTATCAAAGACGTTAA
- a CDS encoding fatty acid desaturase: MKQITQVVPDICFTRSTLRSLGYLLQSLVIQSFVIAIGLSIPYTYSMIPIWILYSLISGTTAMGFWVLAHECGHGAFSDNKKLETFVGYILHSFLLVPYFSWQRSHAVHHRFTNHITDGETHVPLVIGNNSIGEKPGGEKEIEFSRALGKNKYGIVQLVLHLSFGWPAYLLTGATGGPRYGMSNHFWPIEPFSQELWPSIWKKKVWISDFGVGIVFLVIIAFGNSFGIVPLIAMYIGPLLVVNCWLVVYTWLHHTDTDVPHLAGDEFSFIRGAFLSIDRPYGRIIDFLHHRIGSTHVIHHISPTIPHYYANLATKSIKRAFPKVYLFNPMPIHKSLWNIARNCIAVRPEEGRSRYFWQKT; encoded by the coding sequence ATGAAACAAATAACACAGGTTGTTCCAGATATTTGCTTTACCCGCAGTACTCTCAGATCACTGGGCTATCTTTTGCAATCTCTAGTTATACAGTCCTTCGTGATAGCCATTGGACTTTCTATCCCATATACCTATTCAATGATTCCTATTTGGATTCTTTACTCATTGATTTCTGGTACTACAGCAATGGGCTTTTGGGTTTTAGCTCATGAGTGTGGCCATGGAGCTTTTTCGGATAATAAAAAACTTGAAACTTTTGTGGGGTACATTCTGCACTCTTTTCTACTAGTCCCTTACTTTTCATGGCAACGCTCACATGCAGTTCATCACCGCTTTACTAATCACATTACAGATGGAGAGACTCACGTCCCATTAGTTATTGGGAATAATTCCATCGGAGAAAAGCCAGGAGGCGAAAAAGAAATAGAATTTTCTCGCGCTTTAGGGAAAAATAAATATGGAATTGTTCAACTGGTCTTACATCTTTCGTTTGGATGGCCTGCTTATTTGCTAACAGGTGCAACTGGAGGACCTAGGTATGGAATGTCAAATCATTTTTGGCCTATAGAGCCTTTCTCTCAGGAACTTTGGCCATCTATTTGGAAAAAGAAAGTTTGGATTTCTGATTTTGGTGTAGGAATAGTTTTTCTAGTTATTATTGCTTTTGGAAATTCCTTTGGAATTGTTCCTTTAATAGCAATGTATATTGGACCTCTTTTGGTAGTTAATTGTTGGCTTGTAGTTTATACGTGGCTTCACCATACAGATACAGACGTCCCTCACCTTGCTGGGGATGAATTTTCATTTATTAGGGGTGCTTTTCTTTCAATTGATAGACCATATGGAAGAATAATAGATTTTCTACATCATCGAATTGGATCTACACATGTAATACATCACATTTCACCTACTATTCCTCATTATTACGCAAATCTTGCTACCAAATCAATAAAAAGAGCTTTCCCAAAGGTGTATCTTTTTAATCCCATGCCAATACATAAATCTCTTTGGAATATTGCTAGAAATTGTATTGCTGTAAGGCCTGAGGAAGGAAGATCAAGATACTTTTGGCAGAAAACATAA
- a CDS encoding high light inducible protein, producing MDKNAMNNSVEPEKLVAERINGWAAMLGFWAAVGAYLTTGQLIPGLV from the coding sequence ATGGACAAAAATGCTATGAACAATTCTGTAGAGCCTGAAAAGCTTGTAGCAGAAAGAATTAATGGATGGGCAGCGATGTTAGGTTTCTGGGCTGCTGTTGGCGCCTATTTAACGACCGGACAATTGATTCCTGGACTTGTTTGA
- the murA gene encoding UDP-N-acetylglucosamine 1-carboxyvinyltransferase, which translates to MQVLKVSESKRLSGDIKISGAKNSALVLIAASLLTKESVQISNVPKLTDVYSMIKLLLGIGATISETSNKLLLQTNRIDFLTEKLDVEIVQSLRASFFCIGPLLARFGELRMPLPGGCRIGVRPIDEHLKGLKRLGASVKVEKDHILVKALSPEKRLVGAKVKFNCKSVGATETILMAATLAQGKTIIENSAQEPEIQDLANMLRRMGAKIKGDGTDRIEVEGVDQLKGCSHTVMPDRIEAGTFLIASAITRCPLTISPVIYEHIEAVIFKLEESGCLVKKSDNSISIFPIRDIKSVDITTRPYPGFPTDLQAPFMALMTTAKGTSKIEETIFEKRMHHINELNKMGANIELQGNTAFVVGVKELRPSILQGKDLRACAAIVLASLVARGESIIQGLEHLDRGYENFDMKLNKAGAFISRSRTF; encoded by the coding sequence ATGCAAGTTTTAAAAGTTTCTGAAAGCAAAAGACTTTCTGGAGATATTAAAATTAGTGGGGCTAAAAACTCTGCTTTAGTACTAATAGCAGCATCCCTTCTCACCAAAGAATCTGTTCAAATAAGCAATGTTCCTAAACTAACTGATGTTTATTCAATGATAAAGCTACTTTTAGGCATAGGTGCAACGATCAGTGAAACATCAAATAAATTACTTTTGCAAACTAACCGAATAGATTTTCTAACAGAGAAATTAGATGTCGAAATAGTCCAGTCACTTAGAGCAAGCTTCTTTTGTATAGGACCTCTTCTTGCCAGATTCGGGGAACTTAGAATGCCATTACCGGGGGGGTGTCGGATAGGAGTAAGACCTATTGACGAGCATCTTAAAGGATTAAAAAGATTAGGGGCCAGTGTAAAGGTTGAGAAAGATCACATACTTGTAAAGGCCCTCAGTCCTGAAAAAAGATTGGTTGGAGCAAAAGTTAAATTCAATTGCAAAAGTGTTGGCGCTACAGAAACAATTCTAATGGCGGCAACACTTGCGCAAGGAAAAACGATTATTGAAAATTCTGCTCAAGAACCTGAGATTCAAGATTTAGCAAATATGCTGAGAAGAATGGGTGCGAAAATTAAAGGTGATGGAACTGATCGGATAGAAGTAGAAGGAGTCGATCAACTCAAAGGTTGTAGTCATACTGTAATGCCAGATCGAATTGAAGCAGGGACATTTCTGATTGCATCAGCTATTACACGTTGTCCTTTAACTATATCTCCTGTTATATATGAACATATTGAAGCTGTTATTTTCAAGCTAGAAGAGTCAGGTTGCTTAGTCAAAAAGAGCGATAACAGCATAAGTATATTCCCTATTAGAGATATAAAGTCGGTAGACATAACGACTCGACCTTACCCAGGATTTCCTACCGACTTACAAGCTCCTTTCATGGCACTTATGACTACAGCAAAAGGTACATCCAAAATAGAAGAAACGATTTTCGAGAAAAGGATGCATCATATTAATGAGCTCAATAAAATGGGGGCAAACATTGAGCTTCAAGGAAATACTGCTTTTGTAGTTGGAGTTAAAGAATTAAGGCCTTCTATTCTACAAGGGAAAGACTTAAGAGCATGCGCCGCCATAGTACTTGCTAGCCTTGTCGCTAGAGGTGAGAGCATAATTCAAGGATTAGAGCACCTCGATAGAGGATATGAGAATTTTGACATGAAGTTAAATAAAGCTGGGGCGTTTATTTCAAGATCTCGGACTTTCTAA
- a CDS encoding high light inducible protein: MNNNAELLNGRFAMIGVFAALGTYAFTGQIIPGVF, from the coding sequence ATGAACAACAATGCTGAATTATTAAATGGAAGATTTGCAATGATAGGTGTCTTTGCTGCACTGGGCACTTATGCTTTTACAGGCCAGATTATACCTGGTGTCTTCTAG
- a CDS encoding type 1 glutamine amidotransferase: protein MNHRQLIVIQHIPREGPGLFEVIAKELGFEVNVFRMDLNHPLPKPKKTDLLLIMGGHMGVKDINNPLYNWMQKEVFLIQEAIKSGVGVIGICLGAQLLAHASGGGIEKLLEERSGKPLPEIGWSKIIPVSENKNEEISQYFKAPLDVLHWHGDRILLPKNSHLLGSSNRCKEQFFKIGNRAYGLQCHIETNEMMVQEWINKDKEFIYSGLGENGLEILRREELIYEGMSESSRKDLIRGLLTILT from the coding sequence TTGAATCATAGGCAATTAATCGTAATTCAGCACATACCTAGAGAAGGACCTGGTCTATTTGAAGTAATAGCAAAGGAATTAGGATTCGAGGTTAATGTTTTTAGAATGGACTTAAATCATCCCTTACCTAAACCAAAAAAAACAGATTTACTTTTGATAATGGGTGGACATATGGGAGTAAAAGACATTAATAATCCCTTATACAATTGGATGCAGAAAGAAGTGTTTTTAATACAAGAAGCAATTAAGAGTGGAGTTGGCGTTATTGGAATTTGTTTAGGAGCTCAATTATTAGCACATGCCTCGGGTGGAGGAATAGAAAAACTTCTAGAAGAGAGAAGTGGAAAACCATTGCCCGAGATAGGTTGGAGCAAGATTATTCCTGTATCAGAGAATAAAAACGAAGAAATTTCACAATATTTTAAGGCTCCATTAGATGTGTTGCACTGGCATGGAGATAGGATTCTTCTGCCTAAAAATTCACATCTGCTTGGAAGCAGCAATAGATGTAAAGAACAATTTTTTAAGATTGGGAATAGAGCTTATGGACTGCAATGTCATATAGAAACTAATGAAATGATGGTACAAGAGTGGATTAATAAAGACAAAGAATTCATTTACTCTGGACTAGGAGAGAATGGATTAGAAATACTTAGACGTGAGGAACTGATCTATGAAGGAATGAGTGAGAGTAGCAGAAAAGATTTAATAAGAGGATTACTAACAATACTTACATAA
- a CDS encoding DUF1643 domain-containing protein, which yields MKVYQSNRRKVLKSKCGLYRLRLDELLPISGRSLVFIGLNPSKGDSYTNDKTLIRLKTFSKEWGYEKLTVVNLFSRISKDPNMIKKARNPIGNFNNEILDDVIKEWSMNSKVDMWLAWGNKGALLNRDKAIIKKIKSYTNNIEKENNKRLYVLKLTKEGQPMHPLYAKKKSELERITILANLQLSILAEQ from the coding sequence AAAGTATATCAATCAAACAGAAGAAAGGTACTAAAAAGCAAATGCGGCCTATATCGTCTTAGATTAGATGAACTATTACCTATATCTGGAAGAAGTTTAGTCTTTATAGGTCTAAATCCCTCAAAAGGGGATAGTTATACAAATGACAAAACCTTAATCCGCTTAAAGACTTTCTCTAAAGAATGGGGCTACGAGAAACTTACAGTTGTAAACCTATTTTCTAGAATTTCCAAAGATCCAAATATGATAAAAAAAGCAAGAAATCCTATAGGTAATTTCAACAATGAAATATTAGATGATGTTATTAAAGAATGGTCAATGAATTCAAAAGTAGATATGTGGTTAGCATGGGGAAATAAAGGAGCTTTGCTAAACAGAGATAAAGCAATTATAAAAAAAATAAAATCATATACTAATAATATTGAAAAGGAAAACAATAAGCGATTGTATGTTCTAAAATTAACTAAAGAGGGGCAACCAATGCATCCTCTATATGCTAAAAAGAAATCTGAATTAGAAAGGATTACAATCCTAGCGAATCTTCAGTTAAGCATTCTCGCAGAACAATAA
- a CDS encoding NAD(P)/FAD-dependent oxidoreductase, whose product MHLNKDFQLAVVGGGASGFMGAIKAAEEGVTSVILLEAAGKTLEKVRISGGGRCNVTHASWVPSDLIPNYPRGKLPLKAAFSRFATGDAVAWFEERGLELVIEKDGRIFPKSNSSGEVISCLHQSASRAGVICLKKKAVIDVEAIDKGRFILRCKDGSCFYSNKVLLATGDNPIGKSIASSLGHELVPSVPSIFSFKLSDQSLLNCAGISVDSVKLTLNFEDQLFEEEGRILITHKGISGPALLRLSAFAARSLFNIKYKALLRIAWVNNTNEYISDLLKQYRNDYPCQTLSRVHPFKFIPKRLWLHLLYKSDISNKLRWANFSSFKERKLVEILRSDALEIIGKGPFGEEFVTAGGVQLDEVNFKTMESNRCSGLYFAGEILDIDGVTGGFNFQHCWTSGWLAGKAIANKLEEKHLID is encoded by the coding sequence GTGCATTTAAATAAAGATTTTCAATTAGCTGTAGTAGGTGGTGGGGCATCAGGCTTTATGGGGGCTATTAAAGCTGCGGAAGAAGGCGTTACTTCGGTAATTCTTTTAGAAGCGGCAGGAAAAACTCTTGAGAAGGTCAGAATTAGTGGAGGAGGACGTTGCAATGTAACTCATGCTAGCTGGGTCCCTTCAGATCTGATCCCTAATTATCCAAGAGGAAAATTGCCACTTAAAGCAGCTTTTAGTCGTTTCGCTACTGGAGATGCTGTTGCTTGGTTTGAAGAACGAGGGTTGGAACTTGTTATTGAGAAAGATGGACGAATCTTTCCTAAATCAAATTCATCTGGAGAAGTGATTAGCTGCTTACATCAATCAGCCTCCAGAGCAGGTGTAATTTGTTTAAAGAAAAAAGCAGTTATAGATGTTGAAGCCATTGATAAAGGACGGTTTATTTTGAGATGTAAAGACGGGAGCTGCTTTTATTCCAATAAAGTCTTACTTGCAACAGGTGACAACCCAATAGGAAAGAGCATTGCATCTTCTTTAGGACATGAATTAGTCCCCTCGGTGCCTTCTATATTTAGTTTTAAATTAAGTGATCAATCACTTCTCAATTGTGCAGGGATATCTGTCGATAGTGTTAAATTAACACTCAATTTTGAAGATCAACTTTTTGAGGAAGAAGGCCGCATATTAATTACTCATAAGGGCATTAGCGGACCAGCTTTACTTAGATTATCTGCATTTGCCGCCCGTAGTCTTTTTAATATAAAATATAAAGCTTTATTGAGGATAGCCTGGGTAAACAATACTAATGAATATATAAGTGACTTGCTCAAACAGTATAGAAATGATTACCCATGTCAAACTTTATCTAGGGTACACCCTTTTAAATTTATTCCAAAGAGACTATGGCTTCACTTGCTATATAAATCCGATATCTCTAATAAATTAAGATGGGCAAATTTCTCATCTTTTAAAGAAAGGAAACTGGTAGAAATTCTTAGAAGTGATGCTTTAGAAATAATCGGCAAAGGTCCTTTTGGAGAAGAGTTCGTTACCGCTGGAGGGGTTCAGTTGGATGAAGTTAATTTTAAAACAATGGAGAGTAATCGTTGTAGCGGATTATATTTTGCAGGAGAAATTCTTGATATTGATGGAGTTACAGGAGGTTTCAATTTTCAACATTGTTGGACTAGTGGTTGGCTTGCTGGCAAAGCAATAGCTAACAAGTTAGAAGAAAAACATCTTATTGATTAA
- a CDS encoding peroxiredoxin, which translates to MPIKLGDKVPIFSLKDQFGKIKSNEKLKGKPYVLFFYPKDDTPGCTIEVCGFRDKYDLFKILGAEVWGVSNGDSDSHLEFANKNNLPYPLLCDTNNSLRKEFGVPKFLGLLEGRVTYIVDSKGTVCHIFEDLLNGPAHIKEALRVLKEIQIK; encoded by the coding sequence ATGCCTATTAAACTTGGAGATAAAGTACCAATTTTTTCCTTAAAAGATCAATTCGGAAAGATCAAAAGCAACGAAAAGTTAAAAGGGAAGCCATACGTACTATTCTTCTACCCTAAAGACGATACCCCTGGTTGCACAATAGAAGTATGCGGCTTTAGAGATAAATATGACCTATTCAAAATTCTAGGAGCAGAAGTATGGGGAGTTAGCAATGGAGATAGTGACAGCCACCTCGAATTCGCAAATAAAAATAATTTACCCTATCCACTCTTATGTGACACTAATAACTCTCTAAGAAAAGAATTTGGCGTACCCAAGTTTCTTGGATTGCTAGAAGGTCGAGTCACATATATTGTGGATTCAAAAGGTACTGTTTGTCATATATTTGAAGATTTACTAAATGGCCCAGCTCATATAAAAGAAGCTTTAAGAGTGCTAAAGGAAATACAAATCAAATAG
- a CDS encoding amino acid ABC transporter ATP-binding protein, whose protein sequence is MKPVVIAKNLVKSYAKGLLALDNVSLTVNRREVLVVMGPSGSGKSTLIRTFNGLESFDSGMLDVVGIQLYSTQDERKVREIRKRVGMVFQQFNLFPHLSILDNITLAPIKVQKLNRKEVEEHAMSLLSQMGILQQANKFPGQLSGGEQQRVAIARSLALKPELLLFDEPTSALDPERVNEVLDAIRTLAMKGMTMVVVTHEISFAKEVADRVLFMDSGKVIEMSTPEIFFTNARHERSRRFLNQIGK, encoded by the coding sequence ATGAAACCAGTAGTCATAGCTAAAAACCTTGTGAAATCATATGCAAAAGGGTTACTTGCTCTTGATAATGTTTCTTTGACTGTTAATAGAAGAGAGGTTCTTGTAGTTATGGGACCATCAGGTTCAGGAAAGAGCACTTTAATTAGAACATTTAATGGATTGGAAAGTTTTGACTCTGGAATGCTTGATGTTGTAGGCATTCAACTTTATTCAACTCAGGATGAACGGAAAGTTCGGGAGATTAGAAAAAGAGTAGGTATGGTGTTTCAGCAGTTTAATTTATTTCCACATCTTTCAATTTTAGACAATATAACTCTTGCTCCGATCAAAGTTCAGAAACTTAATAGGAAGGAAGTAGAGGAACATGCGATGTCTCTGCTCTCTCAAATGGGAATATTACAGCAAGCCAATAAGTTCCCGGGACAACTTAGTGGAGGGGAACAACAAAGGGTCGCTATAGCAAGATCTTTGGCATTAAAACCTGAACTGCTTTTGTTTGATGAGCCAACGAGTGCTTTGGATCCTGAACGTGTAAATGAAGTTTTAGATGCTATACGTACTCTTGCTATGAAAGGGATGACAATGGTTGTCGTTACTCATGAGATTAGTTTTGCAAAGGAAGTTGCCGATAGGGTTTTGTTTATGGATTCAGGTAAAGTTATAGAGATGTCTACTCCTGAAATTTTCTTTACTAATGCAAGACATGAAAGAAGTCGGAGATTTTTGAATCAAATTGGAAAATAG
- a CDS encoding amino acid ABC transporter permease has translation MKRDKLRDFYRRIFVSRPFEVYISLAVFTTIAILFGFTFKWFFLEANWEVVSANLPLYLFGIFPDDQRWRPATWLVILICLSIVTIWGPRWWWLRKILPLTWIGVVPLGIFLLSGGLGILPVASRSWGGLTLTIFLMMCSSLIAFPLGVILAIARQSELPIVKYLSAIYIEVIRAIPLIAVLFFGQLLIPLFLPLGLEINRVSRAIFAFSLFVAAYVAEDIRGGLQSIPISQEEAAKSLGLSKLQITWLILVPQALIIALPALGNQAIGLLQNTTLMAILGLVELLGISQSLLANPAFIGSYIEVYLWLAFVYWFVCTFMALLSRHLEKTMSFSKPMLD, from the coding sequence ATGAAAAGAGATAAATTACGTGATTTCTATAGGCGAATATTTGTTTCACGTCCTTTTGAAGTCTATATCTCATTAGCTGTCTTTACCACGATTGCTATTCTTTTTGGCTTTACATTTAAATGGTTTTTCTTAGAAGCTAATTGGGAAGTAGTCTCTGCAAATCTACCTTTATATTTATTTGGTATTTTTCCTGATGATCAAAGGTGGAGACCTGCTACCTGGTTAGTTATTTTAATATGTCTTTCAATTGTGACTATTTGGGGCCCCCGCTGGTGGTGGCTTCGCAAAATATTACCTTTAACTTGGATAGGTGTTGTTCCTCTTGGGATTTTTCTTTTATCTGGTGGGTTAGGCATATTACCTGTGGCGAGTAGATCTTGGGGAGGGTTAACTCTTACAATATTTTTGATGATGTGTAGTTCTTTAATTGCCTTCCCCTTGGGAGTTATTTTAGCGATAGCTCGGCAGAGTGAATTACCAATAGTTAAATATCTAAGTGCAATTTATATAGAGGTCATAAGAGCTATTCCGCTTATAGCGGTTCTTTTCTTTGGTCAGCTCTTAATACCTTTATTTCTTCCTTTGGGGTTAGAAATTAACCGTGTTTCAAGAGCTATATTTGCATTCTCATTATTTGTTGCAGCTTATGTAGCAGAAGATATACGTGGTGGATTGCAGTCAATACCCATAAGTCAGGAGGAGGCAGCTAAGTCTTTGGGGCTTAGCAAGTTGCAAATTACTTGGTTGATTCTTGTTCCACAAGCACTAATAATTGCGTTGCCTGCTCTTGGGAATCAAGCAATAGGACTTCTTCAAAATACAACATTGATGGCAATCTTGGGATTAGTAGAGTTGCTTGGCATTAGTCAAAGCTTATTAGCTAACCCTGCCTTTATTGGAAGCTATATTGAAGTTTATTTATGGCTTGCATTTGTTTATTGGTTTGTATGCACATTTATGGCTCTTCTTTCCAGGCACCTTGAAAAAACAATGTCTTTTAGCAAACCAATGCTTGATTAA
- a CDS encoding amino acid ABC transporter substrate-binding protein, whose product MRRLFAGMLTISMLISGCASTSEKNQSRLELIKKRNELICGVSGKIPGFSFLKSDGNYQGIDVDICRAFAFAFIGSSGNIQYRPLTAAERFTAVRTGEVDLLSRNTTFNLSRDSSAGNGLTFAPVIFHDGQGLMVKKNSGIKNISDLANKSICVGSGTTTEQNINDVFEALSLPYTPIKYQDLNQVVAGYLQGRCAAMTSDRSQLAAARSGFRNSKDHIILEDILSKEPLSPASIGGDQKLGDAMRWVIFSLIAAEEKGITKENIRAKLELARENPELKSLRRFLGVEGDLGEKLGLSNDFVVNVISSIGNYGEIYNRHLGPNSDVPIPRGLNQLYNSGGILISPPFN is encoded by the coding sequence ATGAGACGTTTATTTGCTGGAATGCTAACCATTTCAATGCTTATAAGTGGCTGTGCCTCAACTAGCGAGAAGAATCAATCTAGGCTTGAGTTGATAAAAAAACGTAATGAGCTTATTTGTGGTGTTAGTGGAAAAATACCAGGCTTTAGTTTTCTTAAAAGCGATGGAAACTATCAAGGAATTGATGTCGATATTTGTAGGGCCTTTGCTTTTGCTTTTATAGGCAGCTCTGGAAATATTCAATACAGACCTCTCACGGCGGCTGAAAGATTCACTGCAGTAAGGACAGGAGAGGTTGACCTGCTTTCACGAAATACGACTTTTAACTTGAGCAGAGATTCATCAGCCGGGAATGGTCTTACATTTGCTCCGGTTATATTTCATGATGGACAGGGGCTTATGGTGAAGAAAAATAGTGGAATTAAAAACATTTCCGATCTAGCGAATAAATCAATATGTGTGGGCTCGGGAACAACAACTGAACAAAATATAAATGATGTTTTTGAAGCTTTATCTCTTCCTTATACACCTATTAAATATCAAGACTTAAATCAGGTAGTTGCTGGATATTTACAAGGTCGCTGTGCGGCTATGACATCTGATCGATCTCAACTAGCAGCAGCACGATCAGGTTTTAGAAATTCAAAAGATCATATTATTCTTGAGGATATTTTGAGTAAGGAGCCTCTCTCTCCTGCCTCGATTGGTGGCGATCAAAAACTCGGAGATGCAATGCGTTGGGTTATCTTTTCACTTATCGCGGCTGAAGAAAAGGGGATAACAAAAGAAAATATTAGAGCCAAGCTAGAATTAGCAAGGGAAAACCCTGAATTAAAATCATTACGCCGTTTTTTAGGTGTTGAAGGAGATCTTGGCGAAAAATTAGGCCTTAGCAATGACTTTGTAGTCAATGTAATTTCTTCTATTGGTAATTATGGAGAGATTTATAATAGACACCTAGGACCTAATAGCGATGTACCAATCCCTAGAGGCTTAAATCAACTTTACAATAGTGGTGGGATTCTAATTTCACCACCATTTAATTGA
- a CDS encoding peptidase E: MNKDKNIIAIGGGGFGRSLRDLKIERYITNLSKVKNPNICFIPTATGDSDTYKVSFYNVFTKLECKPTHIDLFKRTIDLEDHINKQDIIYVGGGNTKSMLAVWKEWGLDLILKNAYDAGVIMSGVSAGAICWFTKGITDSWEKELSILECLDFVRGTCCPHYDEEESRIPYVTSLLLDKHINSCIAIEDNCALHLKNGEPFRSISFGDKKNSYFVSLNKKNIISKPYTGISI; the protein is encoded by the coding sequence ATGAATAAGGATAAAAACATTATTGCTATAGGAGGAGGAGGTTTTGGAAGATCTTTAAGGGATTTAAAAATTGAGAGATATATTACTAATCTTTCCAAAGTTAAGAATCCTAATATTTGCTTTATTCCAACGGCTACTGGAGATAGTGATACATACAAGGTTAGCTTTTATAATGTATTTACAAAGCTTGAGTGTAAACCGACACACATAGATTTATTTAAAAGGACAATAGATTTGGAGGACCATATCAATAAGCAAGATATTATTTATGTAGGAGGTGGAAATACGAAGAGCATGTTAGCTGTTTGGAAAGAATGGGGCTTAGATCTAATTTTAAAAAATGCTTATGATGCAGGAGTGATTATGAGTGGTGTAAGCGCAGGTGCAATTTGTTGGTTTACGAAGGGTATCACTGATTCTTGGGAAAAAGAGCTTTCAATTCTTGAATGCTTGGATTTTGTAAGAGGAACATGTTGTCCTCATTATGACGAAGAAGAAAGTAGGATTCCTTATGTAACTAGTCTTCTATTGGATAAGCATATAAATAGTTGCATAGCAATTGAGGATAATTGTGCATTGCATCTTAAAAATGGTGAGCCCTTTAGATCTATAAGCTTTGGGGATAAGAAAAATAGTTACTTTGTTTCTTTAAATAAAAAAAATATAATATCCAAGCCGTACACTGGTATTAGTATTTGA